From one Phocaeicola salanitronis DSM 18170 genomic stretch:
- a CDS encoding M16 family metallopeptidase gives MIKVNHYTLGNGLRIVHNEDNSTQMVALNILYDVGARDESPEHTGFAHLFEHLMFSGSVNIPDYDTPVQNAGGENNAWTNNDITNYYITLPYQNVETGFWLESDRMLSLDFNPQSLEVQRQVVIEEFKQRNLNQPYGDASHLLREMAYRHHPYRWPTIGKEISHIANATLEEVKDFFYRFYAPNNAILSVTGHIPFEETIRLAEKWFGPIPARQIPPRNLPAEKPQTHIRRLSVERKVPVDALYMAFHMCNRFSPEYYTFDVITDLLSNGRSSRFIQTLVQQKKRFASIDAYISGSLDEGLLHITGKPAPGISLEEAEQTIWEELDKLKTSPVSAEELEKVKNRYESEQIFNNINYLNVATNLAFYELIGKAEDINTEVDKYRSVTPGQIQETAKRTFVPENCNILYYKAIQ, from the coding sequence ATGATAAAGGTAAACCATTATACACTGGGCAACGGGCTGCGCATTGTGCACAATGAGGATAATTCCACCCAAATGGTGGCGCTCAACATCCTGTACGACGTAGGCGCGCGCGACGAGTCCCCCGAACATACAGGCTTTGCCCATTTGTTCGAACACCTGATGTTCAGCGGTTCGGTAAATATCCCCGACTATGACACGCCTGTCCAAAACGCCGGAGGGGAAAACAACGCATGGACCAATAATGACATCACCAATTATTACATCACCCTCCCCTACCAAAACGTAGAGACCGGGTTCTGGCTGGAAAGCGACCGCATGCTGAGCCTCGACTTCAATCCGCAAAGCCTGGAAGTGCAACGCCAGGTAGTTATCGAAGAATTCAAGCAACGCAACCTGAACCAGCCCTACGGAGACGCGTCACACCTGTTGCGCGAAATGGCTTACCGGCACCATCCGTACCGCTGGCCTACCATCGGGAAAGAAATCAGCCACATCGCCAACGCCACACTGGAAGAAGTGAAAGACTTCTTCTACCGCTTTTACGCGCCCAACAATGCCATACTTTCCGTAACGGGGCATATCCCGTTCGAAGAGACCATCCGCCTGGCGGAGAAATGGTTCGGACCGATACCGGCGCGCCAGATACCTCCGCGCAACCTGCCCGCCGAAAAGCCCCAGACACACATCCGGCGGCTCAGCGTAGAACGGAAAGTCCCGGTAGACGCCTTGTACATGGCATTCCACATGTGCAACCGCTTTTCGCCGGAATATTACACATTCGACGTCATCACCGACCTGCTTTCCAACGGCCGTTCCTCACGCTTTATCCAGACGCTGGTGCAGCAAAAGAAACGGTTCGCTTCCATCGACGCCTACATCTCCGGAAGCCTGGACGAAGGCCTGCTGCACATCACGGGCAAGCCCGCGCCGGGCATATCGCTGGAAGAGGCGGAACAAACCATTTGGGAAGAGCTGGACAAGCTGAAAACATCCCCGGTGTCCGCCGAAGAACTGGAAAAGGTAAAAAACCGGTACGAAAGCGAACAGATATTCAACAACATCAATTACCTGAACGTAGCCACCAACCTCGCCTTCTACGAACTGATAGGCAAGGCGGAAGACATCAACACTGAAGTGGACAAATACCGCTCCGTCACCCCCGGGCAAATACAGGAAACGGCAAAACGGACATTTGTCCCCGAAAATTGCAACATACTTTATTATAAAGCCATCCAATGA
- a CDS encoding DUF4833 domain-containing protein, with translation MKATDLKRLLDKGKRNVLIPCFLLCFLWAGACLCMAETEGNLYLTPQRLFHISRSINRNLVCYDVNLVGGKLDKEKPLSVYWVNREERMGEKNGLSFFQRKMVYGYKVVEEGENSCTVTLTAYSGKKFLICRRGERYVCETTIDGKKAVLKYLYVKVSEHNPMGVDYVELHGEALSSKEEVVERITD, from the coding sequence ATGAAGGCAACGGATTTGAAAAGGCTTTTGGATAAAGGGAAGCGTAACGTGCTTATTCCTTGTTTCTTATTGTGTTTTTTGTGGGCGGGCGCGTGCTTGTGCATGGCAGAGACGGAAGGCAATTTGTATCTGACCCCGCAACGGTTGTTCCATATCTCCCGGAGCATCAACCGTAACCTGGTGTGTTACGATGTGAACCTGGTCGGCGGGAAGCTGGATAAGGAAAAGCCTCTGTCCGTGTATTGGGTGAACCGGGAAGAGCGGATGGGAGAAAAGAACGGATTGAGCTTTTTCCAGCGCAAGATGGTGTATGGCTATAAGGTGGTGGAGGAAGGGGAGAATAGCTGTACGGTCACGCTGACCGCCTATTCGGGGAAGAAGTTCCTGATTTGCCGGCGGGGAGAGCGTTACGTATGCGAGACTACGATTGACGGCAAGAAGGCGGTTCTGAAATACTTGTATGTGAAGGTAAGCGAGCACAATCCGATGGGAGTGGACTATGTGGAGCTTCACGGAGAAGCCCTTTCTTCGAAGGAAGAGGTGGTGGAGCGGATAACGGACTGA
- a CDS encoding MATE family efflux transporter: MKQSHYRALLSLGLPIVIGQIGVIILGFADTIMVGHHSSTELAAASFVNNMCNLAIIFSTGFAYGLTPVVGRLFGEGNKEKTGEVLRNSLSANTLLALIVCGIMYALYLNLHRLGQPEELLPYMRPYFIVLLLSLPFVLWFNAFKQFSDGITDTKVSMWMLLGGNVLNIIGNYILIYGKLGFPELGLLGAGIATLASRILMVAAYLVLFFFTARYKPFRVGFLAGKTNKEDFSLLNRLGWPIAAQMGMETASFSLSAIMVGWLGSTELASYQVMIAVSQVCFMMYYGMGAAVSVRISNFLGLHDFANIRRIANTGFRIILVMIACTSIPIYLLRNDIGGWFTDDAAVSLMVAQVIIPFLLYQFGDGLQINFANALRGIADVRPMMLFAFIAYFVISLPLGYLFGFTLGWGITGIWTAFPFGLTCAGIMYYLRFRYKVKTLGNKLLNEYPHFT, translated from the coding sequence ATGAAACAATCACACTACCGCGCACTGCTCTCCCTGGGCCTTCCCATCGTTATCGGGCAAATAGGCGTCATCATCCTGGGCTTCGCCGACACGATTATGGTAGGGCATCACAGCTCCACCGAACTCGCCGCAGCCAGCTTCGTAAACAACATGTGCAACCTCGCCATTATCTTCAGCACCGGATTCGCCTACGGGCTGACACCGGTAGTAGGCCGCCTGTTCGGAGAGGGGAACAAAGAAAAGACCGGAGAAGTCTTGCGGAACAGCCTTTCGGCAAACACCCTGCTTGCGCTCATCGTATGCGGCATCATGTACGCCCTCTACCTGAACCTCCACCGCTTGGGACAACCCGAAGAACTGCTGCCCTACATGCGCCCCTACTTCATTGTATTGCTCCTTTCGCTTCCGTTCGTGCTTTGGTTCAACGCCTTCAAGCAATTCTCCGACGGGATTACCGACACCAAAGTATCCATGTGGATGCTCTTAGGTGGCAATGTCCTGAACATCATCGGAAACTATATCCTGATTTACGGCAAGCTGGGATTCCCCGAACTGGGCCTGCTGGGCGCCGGCATCGCGACGTTGGCATCCCGCATCCTGATGGTCGCCGCCTACCTGGTCCTGTTTTTCTTCACCGCCCGCTACAAGCCCTTCCGCGTCGGATTCCTTGCCGGCAAGACCAACAAGGAAGACTTTTCCCTGCTCAACCGCCTGGGGTGGCCCATTGCCGCCCAAATGGGGATGGAAACCGCCTCGTTCAGCCTTAGCGCCATCATGGTAGGGTGGCTGGGCAGCACCGAACTCGCCAGCTACCAAGTGATGATAGCCGTTTCCCAAGTCTGCTTCATGATGTACTACGGCATGGGAGCCGCCGTATCCGTACGCATCAGCAATTTCCTCGGCCTGCACGATTTCGCCAATATCCGCCGGATAGCCAACACCGGCTTCCGCATCATCCTGGTGATGATTGCCTGCACCTCCATCCCCATCTATCTGTTGCGGAACGACATCGGAGGCTGGTTCACCGACGATGCAGCCGTCAGCCTGATGGTGGCGCAAGTGATTATCCCCTTCCTGCTCTACCAGTTCGGCGACGGGCTTCAAATCAACTTCGCCAACGCGCTCCGCGGGATAGCCGACGTGCGCCCGATGATGCTGTTCGCCTTCATTGCCTATTTCGTCATATCCCTGCCCTTGGGATACCTCTTCGGATTCACGCTCGGATGGGGCATTACAGGCATCTGGACGGCATTCCCCTTCGGGCTTACCTGTGCCGGAATCATGTATTACCTCCGCTTCCGGTACAAAGTGAAGACACTGGGCAACAAATTATTAAATGAATATCCGCATTTTACCTAA
- a CDS encoding peptidylprolyl isomerase produces MRKTIILLTLIACCLACTGNHKKKYSMTNETLVRLETTLGDITVKLYDETPKHRDNFIKLVKEGAYDSTLFHRVIKHFMIQAGDPESKTASDTAMLGSGDVGYTVPAEFVPSLYHKRGALAAARKPDNVNPERASSGCQFYIVTGNVFSEAQLINIENDVNQARLDTIFQNLARRHMKDIYKMRKADDTAGLLALQDTLEAQAKVQLKQEGPLRFTPQQVQAYTTIGGAPHLDGGYTVFGEVVDGMDVVSQIEGAKTGKADRPVQNIRILKASIIN; encoded by the coding sequence ATGAGAAAAACAATTATTTTACTAACCCTGATAGCCTGCTGCCTTGCCTGCACGGGCAATCATAAAAAGAAGTACTCCATGACAAACGAAACCTTGGTCCGCCTGGAAACGACTTTGGGCGACATTACCGTAAAGCTATACGACGAAACCCCGAAGCACCGGGACAACTTTATCAAGCTGGTGAAAGAAGGCGCGTATGACAGCACCCTGTTCCACCGCGTCATCAAGCATTTCATGATTCAGGCAGGCGACCCGGAAAGCAAGACCGCCAGCGATACCGCCATGTTGGGAAGCGGCGATGTGGGCTATACCGTCCCCGCCGAATTTGTCCCCTCCCTCTACCATAAGCGGGGAGCGCTCGCCGCGGCACGCAAGCCGGACAATGTCAATCCCGAACGGGCTTCGTCGGGATGCCAGTTCTACATCGTGACAGGAAACGTGTTCAGCGAAGCGCAACTCATCAACATCGAAAACGATGTCAACCAGGCACGCCTCGACACCATTTTCCAGAACTTGGCGCGCCGGCACATGAAAGACATCTATAAAATGCGCAAAGCCGACGATACCGCCGGACTTCTCGCCTTGCAAGACACACTGGAAGCACAGGCGAAAGTGCAACTCAAACAAGAAGGCCCCTTGAGGTTCACGCCGCAACAAGTCCAGGCTTATACCACCATCGGCGGGGCGCCTCATCTGGACGGAGGCTATACCGTATTCGGCGAGGTAGTAGACGGCATGGATGTAGTTTCGCAAATCGAAGGAGCCAAGACCGGCAAGGCAGACCGCCCGGTACAGAACATCCGTATCCTGAAAGCAAGCATTATTAATTAA